In Methanobrevibacter sp. TMH8, the sequence AATAAACTTAATAATTTCCAACCAAGATCGAGAGTTTCTTTAATAGTCCTGTCTTCATCTTTAGCTTGAGTGATAAATTCTTCTTCAAATGCATCAGCAAACTGTAAGAACTTTTGATCTCTTTCTGTAAGAGCTTCTTCACCAACAACAGCTACTAAATCTCTTAAATCACGACCCTCTGCATATGCAGAGTAAAGTTGATCAGAAACTCCACTATGATCTTCACGAGTCCTTTCTTCTCCAATACCCCCACTCATTAAACGAGATAATGATGGAAGTACATCTACTGGAGGATAAATACCTTTCCTATGAAGTTCACGACTAAGTACAATTTGCCCTTCAGTAATATACCCAGTTAAATCTGGAATTGGGTGAGTAATATCATCTTGAGGCATGACTAAAATAGGCATCTGAGTAATAGAACCTTCTTTACCGGCAATACGACCTGCACGTTCGTATAAACCAGCTAAATCAGTATACATGTAACCAGGATAACCTCTTCTTCCAGGTACTTCATCACGAGCAGCAGAAATTTCTCTTAAAGCTTCACAATAGTTAGTTAAATCAGTTAAAATAACTAATACATGCATATTATGCTCAAATGCTAAATATTCTGCAGTAGTAAGAGCCATCTTAGGAGTAAGAATTCTCTCAATAGCAGGGTCGTCTGCTAAGTTCATGAATACTGTAACACGTTCTAAAGCTCCAGTTCTCTCGAAATCTTTCATAAAGAAGTTAGCTTCTTCGTGAGTAATACCCATAGCAGCAAATATAACTGCAAATTCAGTTTCTTCTCCTACTACCTTAGCTTGTCTTGCAATCTGTGCAGCTAAGTCATTGTGAGGTAAACCAGATCCTGAGAAAATAGGTAATTTTTGGCCTCTAACAAGTGTATTCATTCCATCAATAGTGGAAATACCAGTTTGAATAAATTCTGCTGGGAATTCACGAGCAGATGGATTCATTGGGTTACCATTAATATCCAATTCTTTTTCAGGTATAATTTCTGGACCACCATCGATAGGTTTACCAGTACCATCAAATATACGACCCATCATATCTAAAGAAACACCGATTTTAGCTGTTTCTCCAGTAAATCTAGTCTTAGTATTTTTAGTATTTAAATCACTAGTTCCTTCGAAAACCTGAATAACAGCAACATCTTTTTTGACTTCAAGAACTTGCCCTCTTCTGTTTTCTCCAGTAGGTGTTTCAATTTCTACTATCTCATTGTAAGCAACACCTTCTACTCCTTCAACAATCATTAAAGGACCAGCAACCTCAGTAACTGTGGTGTATTCTCTTGTTTTAATATTAGTATTCATTCTTTACACCTCACCACATTGTTTAACAATTTCCTCTTGAACAGATTTCACCTTTGCAGGGAATTCTTCTTCAGAAACAAATTTCAATCTACCAATTTCCTCTTTAACATCGAGTCCAATAAGATCTTTTGATGATGCTCCTCTTTCTAAAGCTTTATTAGCTTCTCTTTGGAAGGAAACAATAGTGTTTAAAAGTTCAAATTGTTTTGAAGGTGAACAATAGGTATCAACTTCATGATATGCATTTTGTTGTAAGAAATCTTCTCTTAACATACGAGTAGTTTCTAATGTAACTTGTTCACTATCTGGAAGTGCATCAGGACCAACGAGTTGTACAATTTCCTGAAGTTCAGATTCTTTTTGTAATAAAACCATAGCTTCATCACGAAGAGATCTCCAATCTCCACCTACACTTTCCTTCCACCATTCTTGTACACTATCTACATACAAGGAATAGCTTTGTAACCAATCAATTGAAGGGAAATGACGTTTGTCTGCAAGGGATGCATCTAATGCCCAAAATACTTTACAAATACGTAATGTATTTTGTGTAACAGGTTCAGATAAATCTCCACCAGGAGGTGAAACTGCTCCAACAACAGAGACAGATGAAACTTTACTTTCACTTCCAATTGTGTTGACTCTTCCAGCTCTTTCATAGAACTGAGCAAGTCTTGAAGCAAGATATGCAGGGTAACCTTCTTCACCAGGCATCTCTTCAAGTCTTCCAGAAATTTCCCTCATAGCTTCTGCCCAACGAGATGTTGAATCTGCCATAAGAGCTACATCATAACCTTGATCACGGAAGTATTCTGCGATTGTAATTCCAGTATATACACAAGCTTCACGAGCTGCAACTGGCATGTTAGAAGTGTTAGCTATAAGAACTGTTCTATCCATCAAAGGATTTCCAGTTTTTGGATCTTCAAGTTCTGGGAACTCTAAAAGTACTTCAGTCATTTCGTTTCCACGTTCTCCACAACCAACATATACAACAATGTCGGCATCTGCCCATTTAGCTAATTGTTGTTGAGTAACAGTTTTACCTGCACCAAATGGTCCAGGAATAGCTGCTGTACCACCTTTAGCTACAGGGAAGAAAGTATCTAATACTCTTTGACCTGTAACAAGAGGCACATCTGGATCAAGTTTTTCTTTATAAGGTCGACCTTTTCTAACTGGCCATTTTTGAAGCATTTGAACTTTTTTAATTCCATCTTCAGTTTCAATTTCAGCAATATCTTCTTTTACTGTAAATTCTCCACTTGAAACAATACTTTTTACTGTACCTTCAATAGTTGGAGGAAGTAAAATTTTTTGAAGAACTGCAGAAGTTTCTTGAACTTCACCAAGAATGTCTCCACCTTTTACTTTATCCCCTACTTTAGCTATTGGTTTAAAAGTCCATTTTTTCTCTTTATCAATAGATGGTACATCTACACCTCTTTCAATAAAGTCACCAGTTTTAGCTTTAATAACTTCAAGCGGTCTTTGGATTCCATCAAA encodes:
- a CDS encoding ATP synthase subunit B — protein: MNTNIKTREYTTVTEVAGPLMIVEGVEGVAYNEIVEIETPTGENRRGQVLEVKKDVAVIQVFEGTSDLNTKNTKTRFTGETAKIGVSLDMMGRIFDGTGKPIDGGPEIIPEKELDINGNPMNPSAREFPAEFIQTGISTIDGMNTLVRGQKLPIFSGSGLPHNDLAAQIARQAKVVGEETEFAVIFAAMGITHEEANFFMKDFERTGALERVTVFMNLADDPAIERILTPKMALTTAEYLAFEHNMHVLVILTDLTNYCEALREISAARDEVPGRRGYPGYMYTDLAGLYERAGRIAGKEGSITQMPILVMPQDDITHPIPDLTGYITEGQIVLSRELHRKGIYPPVDVLPSLSRLMSGGIGEERTREDHSGVSDQLYSAYAEGRDLRDLVAVVGEEALTERDQKFLQFADAFEEEFITQAKDEDRTIKETLDLGWKLLSLLPKSELKRVKEEHIPIYLPEN
- a CDS encoding ATP synthase subunit A, which codes for MITEGNIIKIAGPVIIADGMRGTQMHEMVKVGNDKLIGEIIELEGDTATIQVYEETAGLRPGEKIESTGGPLSVELGPGIMGSIFDGIQRPLEVIKAKTGDFIERGVDVPSIDKEKKWTFKPIAKVGDKVKGGDILGEVQETSAVLQKILLPPTIEGTVKSIVSSGEFTVKEDIAEIETEDGIKKVQMLQKWPVRKGRPYKEKLDPDVPLVTGQRVLDTFFPVAKGGTAAIPGPFGAGKTVTQQQLAKWADADIVVYVGCGERGNEMTEVLLEFPELEDPKTGNPLMDRTVLIANTSNMPVAAREACVYTGITIAEYFRDQGYDVALMADSTSRWAEAMREISGRLEEMPGEEGYPAYLASRLAQFYERAGRVNTIGSESKVSSVSVVGAVSPPGGDLSEPVTQNTLRICKVFWALDASLADKRHFPSIDWLQSYSLYVDSVQEWWKESVGGDWRSLRDEAMVLLQKESELQEIVQLVGPDALPDSEQVTLETTRMLREDFLQQNAYHEVDTYCSPSKQFELLNTIVSFQREANKALERGASSKDLIGLDVKEEIGRLKFVSEEEFPAKVKSVQEEIVKQCGEV